The genome window CGTAGACACTGCTGAGATCTGGTAAGTGCCTGGGATGCTGGGGGCCGTGTACTGAAGGCCGCCGCCGGGCATTGGAGTCACGGTTCCGCCTGTGGTTGACCATTGAATGGAACGGTCTCCAAGGCGTTGTGGGCCGCTGACCAGACCAGAGAATTCCCTGGTGGTGTTCGTTAACATGAAGGCATTGACGGGGGCGACGGTGATAGCCGGAATGTTTGGATCCACGCCTGCGCTGAAGTAAGCCCAATCCGGATTGTTGGTGATACCGACATCCACGGTGCATTTGGCGAGGATCGCTTTGCTGAGGATGCCAGCATCCTTGCAGATCTGTTCAGCCTTAAGGCGCTGTTCAGAAGTGAGGCTGACCAGGCCAGCGTAGGCGCTGGGGAACGCACGGTTCGTGAAGGTGTACGTGGATTGACCTGGGAGGTAATCAAAGAGAGATTCCTCGGGTTTGATGCGCCAGCTTTCACCAAAAACGCTGTAAATACTCGGGGTGGGAACGGGCACTTGCAGCACCTGACCGTCACGCGTCTGGTAATCGTTCTGGGTGTTGCCGTCGAAGTTCCCTAGCAACCCCGTCAGTCGGCTGCGCCGAGCGGCAGGCACAGTCACAGAAACGCGACCCAGAATATCTGCTCGAATGTCGGCGCTCAGAAAGCTGCCGTCCTTCCAGTGCACCATAGTGAGTTTCCCGTCATAGGAGACGCTGCCGCCGAAGGGTAAAGGAATGAATTTCGCCTGGCCTTCAGTGAGCAGGATTTCCTGCCCGTTAATCATAAGTCGGGGCGCGTTGGTTTTTGTGGCGTAAATCCCGACGCGGTCTCCGCCCACGCGCATGGCGATGGCGTTGTTTGCTGACATCTGCGTGTCACCAAGTGGAACGTAACGGGCCTGTACTTCGAAGCTATCATCCAGCGACTGGGTCAGGATGAACTCCCCTGCGGCCTGGAAGGAGTACACCTGTTGCTCGAAGGTACTCAGGTGAGGGTCACCGAAGCTGGAAGCTGTTCCAGGCTCCTCAGGTAATGGAAGGGTTGGCCCCTGGTCACCATCGTTGCTCCCATCTTCAGGTGCTCTGCCGTCATCCGGGTCAGGCTGGTCAATGGGGGGAATCTCGGGAAGTGGGGGGAGGGGTGGTGGGGGTTTGGGAACGAAGCAGCCCTTCCCTTCCCGTTCACTACCCACGGTCGTGACGAATCCTTGTGAGAAGGCGGGTTCTTCCTGGTTCTCCAGAATCAATCGGGAGCCGTAGTAACTGAGGGTGCCAACGGCGTAAGCGGCGTTGAGACCGGCAGCGACTTTATTGAGAATGGCCTTGCTTACGTTTTTTCCGGCACGCTTGAGAACTGCTTCCAAGGAAGCACTGTAACTGGATTCAAGGGCCTCTCCAGCAATAGCTTTACCAAGGTTGGTCAGTTGTTCGTGACGATCTTTAACAAACACGGCTAAATTGGTGACGATAATCGAGGCCTGTTCAGCCATTTCGGCTTCATTGCCTTGTTCCTGGGCAGCCTTAAAACTCTGAATGGCTATCCCTAACTCCCCAGTGTTTACTGCTGCGGTAAATGCTGTAACCAATGCAATTGCCGCAGTACTGTTAGCTGCCTTCTCAAGTTTTGAACCTTCAAAGCCAAATCCAACAATGTTAAGGAAATTATTGAGAACCACTAGACTATTAACGACACCAGCGTTATTGATGGGGATTGGTGAATCCATACCCGAAGCAGTACTGTCAAATTTTGTGTATACCGCATATACTGAATATGCGCCAGACGTATATTCACCCTTAAATTTTTCAAGGGTCGCTGCGTCTAAATCCTTGATCGAAAAATTGGCATTTCTAGGCGTACCCCCTGGGGTAAGTGCTCCACTACTGATGGCCCAGTCGGCCAGCCCAACTCCGGTCACTGACGTTGGAGCAGACAAGTACGATTTCCCAACATTCTTGTTGAGTAAGTCCTGGTACGTAGGATTTCTGATTTCACCCGGAAGGACATAGATATTCGCCGCCAACGGCATGCGCTTGTACAGGGTGATGGAATCACCATCCTGTTTCAACTCTAAAAGCTTCCCTTCAAACATCCCGCATTCCACAGCCTGGGCCTGCATTTTGCCGCCGACGGTGCCTACGGAAACGACTGACTGCTTCTGCAATTGAGCCAACTGTTGAATCAGGTTGTTGACTTGTTCTGTCGTTACGCCTTGCTGATCAAAGCTCTTCTGGACGAGGTCAGTGGCGATCACACTGGCAACATCCAGCTCAGCTTGCGACAGCGTGATACGACCTGTACTGCGGATGATTTGAACCAGATCGGCGTAACGCGGGTGGCTGGTGACCTGCGAAGCGTAAGTTTTTCGTGCGGCTCCACTAACACCGAGCATTTCCGGTGCGGTCAGGACGAGGCCCACAGCACTTCGCTCTGCGTTGAACTGAATGGTCTCGTGGATACCTTGCGTTAATGCGTCCAGGGCCACCATGTCCCCAGCCGCATTCTGTCCAACCACGATGAGGGCGTTATCCGTGGGAATATTGGTGTTCACCTGGGTGCCATTTACTGCGCGACCGTAGGGTGTCAAGACGGTGGTCAGACCCGTTGCTTCTGCTGTTTTCACGGTGTAGACGACAGGAACGACCACGCCGGGAAGGGTACTCGCTGCACTGGTAACCGTCACTTTGCGGACATCGAAGCCAGACTTGATGGTGACCGTTCCCGTGATGCCCACTGGTGTGTTGGGGGCTGTTGTCAGTTCAAAAGCTCGTGAGCTGGGATGAATTCCGCTTTGAACAGGTGTTAGGGTAATCCAGGAGGCGTTGGTCGTTACCTGAGGGTTGAGTGATCCGGTGCCAGCATTCTGGATTGCCAGGAGTTTCGCCTCATTATTGATTGTGAGTAGCTGTGGATGCACGTCCAGAGCGGGAATGGAGAGCAGCGAGAGGATAGCCAGTCGCTTGGCGATCAGTGCGGACAGGTCGTCGTTGTTGAGGGTGCCGTTATCAATCAGGTCTGCATTGAAAATCTGACCTTCGGTCAGGGTTGCGTTGTTCAACAGGTAATTGGTGAGCAGCAGGGTGTCGTCAAGGGTGACCTTCTGATCCTGGGTGAGGTCAC of Deinococcus fonticola contains these proteins:
- a CDS encoding VWD domain-containing protein translates to MRKSFRPNLKAASGIAALSAVLLTGCGSVFNSPTPVPTSGAVKQAAPFKLQAAGLQDASGFTRITTTLSGGSGLTNAVIRLILPAGAKIAGASNTNGLNVVEDNLVFVAGQGTLTTSIDITGLSSTHQVQIELVEAQTATLVNDKTTTTLANLEKSASTLMPQSASFQEGFNSLQTQLRAQTLKSTSVAKTVKADWLKYEAGDLTQDQKVTLDDTLLLTNYLLNNATLTEGQIFNADLIDNGTLNNDDLSALIAKRLAILSLLSIPALDVHPQLLTINNEAKLLAIQNAGTGSLNPQVTTNASWITLTPVQSGIHPSSRAFELTTAPNTPVGITGTVTIKSGFDVRKVTVTSAASTLPGVVVPVVYTVKTAEATGLTTVLTPYGRAVNGTQVNTNIPTDNALIVVGQNAAGDMVALDALTQGIHETIQFNAERSAVGLVLTAPEMLGVSGAARKTYASQVTSHPRYADLVQIIRSTGRITLSQAELDVASVIATDLVQKSFDQQGVTTEQVNNLIQQLAQLQKQSVVSVGTVGGKMQAQAVECGMFEGKLLELKQDGDSITLYKRMPLAANIYVLPGEIRNPTYQDLLNKNVGKSYLSAPTSVTGVGLADWAISSGALTPGGTPRNANFSIKDLDAATLEKFKGEYTSGAYSVYAVYTKFDSTASGMDSPIPINNAGVVNSLVVLNNFLNIVGFGFEGSKLEKAANSTAAIALVTAFTAAVNTGELGIAIQSFKAAQEQGNEAEMAEQASIIVTNLAVFVKDRHEQLTNLGKAIAGEALESSYSASLEAVLKRAGKNVSKAILNKVAAGLNAAYAVGTLSYYGSRLILENQEEPAFSQGFVTTVGSEREGKGCFVPKPPPPLPPLPEIPPIDQPDPDDGRAPEDGSNDGDQGPTLPLPEEPGTASSFGDPHLSTFEQQVYSFQAAGEFILTQSLDDSFEVQARYVPLGDTQMSANNAIAMRVGGDRVGIYATKTNAPRLMINGQEILLTEGQAKFIPLPFGGSVSYDGKLTMVHWKDGSFLSADIRADILGRVSVTVPAARRSRLTGLLGNFDGNTQNDYQTRDGQVLQVPVPTPSIYSVFGESWRIKPEESLFDYLPGQSTYTFTNRAFPSAYAGLVSLTSEQRLKAEQICKDAGILSKAILAKCTVDVGITNNPDWAYFSAGVDPNIPAITVAPVNAFMLTNTTREFSGLVSGPQRLGDRSIQWSTTGGTVTPMPGGGLQYTAPSIPGTYQISAVSTADPSLRKTVSVTVTEPSGTISGVTRFVLKWGNTPNDLDTHLWLPESQPYHVYWGRKGNDDSCPNASLDVDDTDAFGPEVMKVARLNNVTGAYQLYIHNYSSTGTFQDAQATVEVVDEKGLVNVISPSEGEGNWWHVLNLDAQTGQIQLVNTVGTESQPYPDTDLGCAPAPSGLRQLSVPSVKWTPDSRK